The Arachis ipaensis cultivar K30076 chromosome B07, Araip1.1, whole genome shotgun sequence genome includes a window with the following:
- the LOC107608421 gene encoding LOB domain-containing protein 12-like, protein MSSSSAAAANNSPCAACKIQRRKCTQECVFAPYFPPDNPQRFAYVHKVFGASNVAKLLNDLNAAQREDAVKSLAYEAEARLRDPVYGCVGLISLLQHKLKQLQAELNHAKTELANYVVVNNNNNGSPHAPVLPLFNNQHHQQPSQLNRNNLSHHSLQPFSVSVSPFQEVVMQHQQEILGFENYMTVGSSSAASAVSPSLALGPVDHSFHHHHHNHHHNLQQQIQAHHQSFMFQKQAKFEGEEGRNSRRTGPCC, encoded by the coding sequence atgtctTCGTCTTCGGCGGCTGCCGCAAACAATTCGCCGTGTGCGGCGTGCAAGATTCAGCGTCGGAAGTGCACACAGGAGTGCGTGTTCGCGCCATACTTCCCGCCGGACAACCCGCAGAGATTTGCGTACGTTCATAAGGTGTTCGGAGCAAGCAACGTGGCAAAACTCCTCAACGACCTGAACGCAGCTCAACGAGAGGATGCAGTGAAGTCGCTGGCATACGAGGCCGAGGCACGTCTCCGTGACCCCGTGTACGGTTGCGTAGGACTCATTTCACTTCTCCAGCACAAGCTCAAACAACTCCAGGCTGAACTTAACCATGCTAAGACGGAACTCGCAAACTACGTTGTcgttaacaataataataacggtTCACCTCACGCGCCTGTTCTCCCGCTCTTTAACAACCAACACCATCAGCAACCTTCTCAACTGAATCGTAACAACCTCTCACATCACTCTCTGCAACcattttctgtttctgtttcccCTTTTCAGGAGGTTGTTATGCAGCACCAGCAAGAGATTTTGGGGTTTGAGAATTATATGACGGTTGGTTCTTCTTCCGCTGCTTCTGCTGTCTCACCTTCGCTGGCTCTTGGACCGGTTGATCACAGttttcatcaccatcatcataatCATCACCATAATCTGCAGCAGCAGATTCAGGCGCATCATCAATCTTTTATGTTTCAGAAGCAGGCAAAGTTCGAAGGCGAGGAGGGTAGGAATAGCAGAAGGACCGGTCCTTGTTGCTGA